GAGAACGATGGGCTCCTCCTGGCCCGCGGGCACCGCCACGCTGAAAGGATTGGTGGCGAGGGTCGGTGTCTTGCCCCCATAGGGTGGCAAGATGGTCGGGCCGTTGTTGCAGGAGAGCCCGATCAACCCGCGCTGCGCCGCCATCATCGGATAGAAGCCCACCATCCCGGTATGGGTCACGTTGCGCGCGGTGACGCAGGCGATCCCGGCGCCTCGCCCCTTGTCGATGGCCATCTCCATGGCCTGGCGGGCGACCACGATGCCGAAGCCCTGGTCGCCCTCGAGCATGGCCGTGGACTCTGTCTCGCGGAGGACCTGGATCTTCGGCCGTGGATTGAGGAGCCCGAGGCGAATCATGCTGATATAGCCGGCGACCCTGGTGGAGCCATGGGACTCGACCCCGCGGAGATCCGCCTCGACGAGCACCTCGGCCACCGTCGCCGCGTCTGCGGGCGGCGCGCCCGCGGCGGTGAACAGGCGCCCAATCAAAGCCCGGAGCGGCTCGGGCTTCACGTGCCGCACGGCGCTGTCCCGAGAGTCCTCCGGCTTGGTCACCCTATCTCCTTTGATGCCCGGGCCCATGGCCCTGAATGCGGCGATGAGTCGAGACTAGCAGAAGCCGTGAGCGGAACGTATGCCTGAGTCGCCCCTCGTTTACCGGGCGGCCGCCCCGTGTATCCGACTTGAGTCGTTGACGGTTTCATCGCGCCTCCCGACACTCTGGCCATGCTCGCCCGGGTGCGCTCGGCGGCCGTCTTTGGGATCGAGGCGGCCGACGTCTCCGTGGAAGTGGACGTCACCCCGGGCCTGCCCTCCTTCACCACGGTGGGGCTGCCGGATTCCGCCGTGCGCGAGAGCCGCGACCGCGTGCGCGCGGCCATACGCAACGCGGGCTTCGAGTTCCCCGTGGAGCGCATCACGGTCAACCTCGCCCCCGCCGAGCTCCGCAAGGAAGGCGCCGTCTTCGATCTGCCCATGGCCCTGGGAATCCTGTCGGCCACGGGACTCGTGAAGCCGGGGCGCCTCGAGGACACGGTCATCCTGGGCGAGCTCTCGCTCGACGGCCAGGTCCGCGCCGCGCGGGGCGTGCTGCCCGTGGCCCTTCATTGCCGGCGCGCCGGCATCGCGCGGCTTCTCGTCTCCGCGGCCAACGCCGCCGAGGCTGC
Above is a window of Candidatus Methylomirabilota bacterium DNA encoding:
- a CDS encoding magnesium chelatase domain-containing protein; the encoded protein is MLARVRSAAVFGIEAADVSVEVDVTPGLPSFTTVGLPDSAVRESRDRVRAAIRNAGFEFPVERITVNLAPAELRKEGAVFDLPMALGILSATGLVKPGRLEDTVILGELSLDGQVRAARGVLPVALHCRRAGIARLLVSAANAAEAAVVSGLAVIPVETIHDAVEYLNGERDIVPQQPESEGWASEDGSDHLDLGDVRGHAHAKRALEIAAAGGHNILMLGPPGSGKTMLARRLPTILPPLSLDESIEVTAVWSVAGLLPAG
- a CDS encoding Ldh family oxidoreductase codes for the protein MTKPEDSRDSAVRHVKPEPLRALIGRLFTAAGAPPADAATVAEVLVEADLRGVESHGSTRVAGYISMIRLGLLNPRPKIQVLRETESTAMLEGDQGFGIVVARQAMEMAIDKGRGAGIACVTARNVTHTGMVGFYPMMAAQRGLIGLSCNNGPTILPPYGGKTPTLATNPFSVAVPAGQEEPIVLDMATSIVAAGKLRQAGKKGAPIPADWALDRHGVPTTDPHEAIFHGFLQWAGGYKGFGLATIVEVLGGVLSGGLFGRDVPAMKDFGKEPLVTSGFYMTINPEAFMPLDQFCARVDRLVRHIKTSETAGETKEILVAGQLEFRRKTERLRDGIPLTDVVVRELEVLAKEYHVAFELF